The Mangrovibacillus cuniculi sequence CATTCATGATGTTTGGTTTACCAGCAGCAGCTTTAGCGATTTACCACACAGCACGTCCTGAAAACAAGAAAGTTGTTGCAGGTATCATGGGTTCTGCCGCTTTAACTTCTTTCTTAACAGGTATTACAGAACCACTTGAGTTCAGTTTCTTATTCGTAGCACCAGTTCTATTCGCAGTTCATACTGTATTTGCTGGTCTTTCATTTATGGTTATGCACATTCTTGATGTAAAAATCGGGATGACATTCTCTGGTGGGGTTATTGACTACTTACTATTTGGGGTACTACCGAATAGAACAGATTGGTGGTTAGTCATTCCAGTAGGTTTAGCATTCGCTGTTATTTACTACTTCGGTTTCCGTTTTGCGATTACGAAGTTTAACTTAATGACTCCTGGTCGTGAAGAAAAGTCTGAAGGAGACGACGAAGAAGGCGGAGAAGTTAGTGAGCTTCCATACGAAGTTCTTGCTGCACTTGGTGGTAGAGAAAACTTAACTTCTTTAGATGCATGTATCACTCGTCTTCGTGTAAGTGTAGACGACGTATCATCAGTTGATAAGGACAAGCTGAAAAAGCTTGGTGCTTCTGGTGTTATGCAAATTGATAAAAACATGCAAGTCATCTTCGGACCTCGTTCTGAAATCATAAAAGGTCAAATTGAAGATATTATTCGTGGAAAGACACCTGTAAAGAAAGATGTTCCAAAACAAACGGAAGCAGTCTCTTCAGCAGGGTTAGATGTGGCAGTTCCAATGGCAGGTAAGTTATTACCGTTAAGCGCTGTTCCAGATCAAATTTTCTCTCAAAAAATGATGGGTGATGGATTTGCGATTGAACCGACAGAAGGAACAGTTGTTTCTCCTGTGACAGGAACGATTGTTAACCTATTCCCAACAAAACATGCCATCGGTTTAGAAACAGCAGATGGAAAAGAAGTACTTGTTCACGTTGGTATTGATACAGTAAATCTTAAAGGTAAAGGCTTTGAAACACTTGTAGAGCAAGGCGATAAAGTGGAGCAAGGACAACCTTTACTAAAAGTGGATCTAGGTATCATTTCAGAAGAAGCAACTTCTATTATCACACCGATTATCTTTACAAACTTAACTCCAGAAGAGTCTGTTTCCATTAAAGAAGGAAACGTTCGTGAAGGGGAAAAAGGTCGAGTAGAGATTAAATAATGTAGTTTAGGGTAGAAATTAGTGTAAAAATGACTGCAGAGGGTTCCGCTACAGGGGGACGCATTCCGCAGGGCGGTGTCGAGCTCCTCGTCGCTGAAGTACGCTCCTGTGGGGTCGCGACTTACCGCTTTTATCCCGCTGGAGTCGCCCCCTTCCGCTCCAATCCCTAAAAACGTGTACAGTAAGCATTTTATCTGCAGAAATTTTGTTTCTAAAAATTCACCTTACACACTTAATAGTTATAAAAACAGATGCATTCAACTTAAGAATGCATCTGTTTTTTATTACAGGACATATATAACTCCACCTTGATTTAACATTTCTATGTATAAGAAGTTAAGATACAATAAAGAGAGCGATGAATAGAAAGGATGTACGACATGAAGAATATTCAATGGAAACCTGTACTTATCTATGCTTTTTTCTGGTCTTTAGGTATTGGAGCGGCAATTCAAATCATACTTACTGGGTTACCAGATGCTGACGGAGGTAGTGAGGCGTTTACCGCTTTTGCGCTAGAATTATTTATCACGACCGCGATCGTATTTCCGTTTGGTATCGGAGCTGGCATTCTTGTTAGAAAAAATAAAGAGTTAAGAAAGTCTATCCAAGAGAATAAGTAAACTATTTGTTCTTCGCTAACATCAATGCTATATTATCCTGAATAGAATGGATTCTAAAGAGTGTTAAAGGAGAACAACATGGAGACACTATGGGAGCAAGCTGCGGAATCTTTAGCGAAGGTGAAAGTTAACTCCAATGTAAATAATGAGCCAGTAACGATTTCTGAAGTTCCTTCCACGCTAAATTGTGTTGGGCTTGGAACAGATGCTGCTGTCTTTCAACATAAAGAAGTTCCTAACTATGTATACAAACTATTTGCAGACGAAAAGAAACATAAAGTGGAGATTGAAAAAGAAGTATATGAAAAGCTTGGACCTTCCGAATATTTCCCTACCTTTTATGCTGCGATGGATCATTGTCTTGTCCTTAGTCATGAAGAAGGGAAAACTTTGTATGACTGTATCGTAGAAGGAATTCATATCCCAGAGCAAGTCGTATTAGATGTGGAACGTGCTAGGGAACACGTAAGACAACGAGGTCTTAATCCAAGAGATATTCACTTGAAAAATATCATTCTTCAAAACGGACGTGGAAAAATTATTGATGTGTCCGAATACGTAAAACCAGGCAATGATTTTCGTTGGGAGCATTTAAAAAAAGGATATGAAGAATACTATCATTTCTTTGATGGAAAACCCGTACCACTATGGATTGTGGAAACGGTGCGTAAAGCGTATAACCAATGGAATAAACATTTCTCGTAGATCAGCTGTTCGAAAAGCATAAAGAATCGCTTTTTGAACAGCTTATTTTTTGACCAAACCAAAAAAGGAGCATGCAGAATGAAACTTTTCCAGAATACATATAAAACATTGCCAGCCACTTTCTATCAAGAACAACTACCCACACCAGTCTCTCAACCCAATCTTATCCTTTACAATAAAAAATTAGCCCAAAAGCTAGGCATTCCAAAAGAGTTAGAAGACGCACAAATTTTGTCTGGTAACAAAATAGTGAAAGGCAGTACTCCCATCGCACAAGCATATGCGGGTCATCAATTTGGACACTTTACGATGCTTGGAGATGGACGAGCAATTTTACTTGGTGAGTTTGAAACGGAACAGGGAACCCTAGTAGACCTGCAGTTGAAAGGCCCCGGAAGAACCCCTTACTCAAGAGGAGGAGATGGGCGTGCGGCGCTTGGACCGATGCTTCGGGAATATATTATCAGTGAAGCGATGCATGGTCTAGGAATACCAACGACGAGAAGTCTTGCGGTGGTGGAGACGGGAGACCCAGTTTATCGTGAAATCCAGCTAGAAGGAGCGATTCTAACTAGAGTCGCGGACAGTCATATTCGAGTCGGCACGTTTCAATATGCATCACGATTTGCGAGTGTCGATGAATTAAAAAAACTAGCAGACTATACGATTGACCGTCACTATCCAGAATTAGCGGAAGCAGACCAACCTTATCTAGAGCTGTTAGGTAAAGTCATGGAGAAGCAAATCGACTTAGTGACCAAGTGGCAGATGGTTGGATTTATTCACGGAGTTATGAATACAGACAATATGACCATCAGTGGTCAGACGATCGATTATGGTCCATGTGCGTTTATGAACGTTTACGACCCTGACACAGTATTCAGTTCTATCGATCATCAAGGTCGCTATGCCTATGGGAATCAAGGACCGATAGCTGGATGGAACTTAGCAAGATTGGCGGAAGCACTGATTCCGTTGTTGCACGAAGACGAGCAAAAAGGCTTGGAGCTAGCTCAGGAGCAATTGTATCGTTTCCCAAAGTTGTATGAAGAAACTTGGTTAGCGGGGATGAAAAAGAAGTTGGGACTACTTGGTGAGCAAGAAGGTGATGAAGCACTAGTAAACGAACTTCTTTCGGTGATGAAAGATCA is a genomic window containing:
- a CDS encoding protein adenylyltransferase SelO, encoding MKLFQNTYKTLPATFYQEQLPTPVSQPNLILYNKKLAQKLGIPKELEDAQILSGNKIVKGSTPIAQAYAGHQFGHFTMLGDGRAILLGEFETEQGTLVDLQLKGPGRTPYSRGGDGRAALGPMLREYIISEAMHGLGIPTTRSLAVVETGDPVYREIQLEGAILTRVADSHIRVGTFQYASRFASVDELKKLADYTIDRHYPELAEADQPYLELLGKVMEKQIDLVTKWQMVGFIHGVMNTDNMTISGQTIDYGPCAFMNVYDPDTVFSSIDHQGRYAYGNQGPIAGWNLARLAEALIPLLHEDEQKGLELAQEQLYRFPKLYEETWLAGMKKKLGLLGEQEGDEALVNELLSVMKDQKLDFTNTFRALTLGQEDDLLVYPMFSSWYQKWKKRVDDQPADVKEQSKQVMKQHNPHVIPRNHLVEETIEEAVEHGDYGKVEKLIEIMQTPYEWKSCEIYYTNVPGEVDKGYQTFCGT
- a CDS encoding serine/threonine protein kinase, coding for METLWEQAAESLAKVKVNSNVNNEPVTISEVPSTLNCVGLGTDAAVFQHKEVPNYVYKLFADEKKHKVEIEKEVYEKLGPSEYFPTFYAAMDHCLVLSHEEGKTLYDCIVEGIHIPEQVVLDVERAREHVRQRGLNPRDIHLKNIILQNGRGKIIDVSEYVKPGNDFRWEHLKKGYEEYYHFFDGKPVPLWIVETVRKAYNQWNKHFS
- the ptsG gene encoding glucose-specific PTS transporter subunit IIBC, encoding MFKNSFGVLQRIGRALMLPVALLPAAGILLAFGNAMQNPDLVARLPFLEADWIVLFASVMEEAGGIVFSNLPILFAIGVAIGLAGGEGVAGLAAMIGYLIMNVTMSVIMGITPEDIGADPAYANVLGIPTLQTGVFGGIIAGALGAYMYKKFFNIELPSYLGFFAGKRFVPIATAASALVLGIVMTFIWPYVQEGLNTFSHFMTESNRTLAAFIFGVIERALIPFGLHHIFYSPFWFEFGSYTNAAGELIRGDQPIFMEQIKDGAELTAGTFMTGKFPFMMFGLPAAALAIYHTARPENKKVVAGIMGSAALTSFLTGITEPLEFSFLFVAPVLFAVHTVFAGLSFMVMHILDVKIGMTFSGGVIDYLLFGVLPNRTDWWLVIPVGLAFAVIYYFGFRFAITKFNLMTPGREEKSEGDDEEGGEVSELPYEVLAALGGRENLTSLDACITRLRVSVDDVSSVDKDKLKKLGASGVMQIDKNMQVIFGPRSEIIKGQIEDIIRGKTPVKKDVPKQTEAVSSAGLDVAVPMAGKLLPLSAVPDQIFSQKMMGDGFAIEPTEGTVVSPVTGTIVNLFPTKHAIGLETADGKEVLVHVGIDTVNLKGKGFETLVEQGDKVEQGQPLLKVDLGIISEEATSIITPIIFTNLTPEESVSIKEGNVREGEKGRVEIK